One Vallitalea pronyensis genomic region harbors:
- a CDS encoding recombinase family protein, producing MQVIDLRGAVYIRVSTSDQLEFSPDAQKKAILKYAKMHDILVEEKYIYMDEGISGRKAEKRPAFMKMIKKAKEKPKPFDVILVHKFDRFARNREDSVVYKSLLKKKCGIRVISVSEQLEDDKFSIILESMLEAMAEYYSLNLSDEVKKGMSEKARRGGIQTRPPIGYHFVDGHITVNHKEKAIVHYIYKAFVDQETSYVDIAKHLNAMGHRTKNNGMFQSKSIKYILENPFYIGIVRWNRHNRKGELRQEEYWIIATGEHEHIISDELYYQAMERIKTLKQTKRSNRHGQFRHYLSGLIRCAYCHGTMVYKSNGKKHIYFRCRKSANGACEQRKMIRLDTLEYLMTKRLTKDFKDRVLGIKPRDYCNRETMEQLHKSLNRIPLKFKNIKQAYMEGIDSIEEYKENKQTLLDEKEKIKKQIRAYPKVHDKQQHVTLHQLLTQSVKNSSKHNQLYSSFIKKILVDVPKKSIKVYYYYH from the coding sequence ATGCAGGTGATTGACTTGCGAGGTGCTGTATACATTCGTGTTAGCACATCCGATCAGTTGGAATTTAGCCCAGATGCACAAAAGAAAGCTATATTAAAGTATGCGAAAATGCATGATATATTGGTGGAGGAAAAATACATCTATATGGATGAAGGGATATCAGGTAGAAAAGCTGAAAAAAGACCAGCTTTTATGAAGATGATTAAAAAAGCTAAAGAAAAACCCAAGCCATTTGATGTGATATTAGTTCACAAGTTTGATCGCTTTGCAAGAAATAGAGAAGATAGTGTGGTGTATAAATCACTCCTTAAGAAAAAGTGCGGCATACGTGTAATCAGTGTATCCGAACAGTTGGAAGATGATAAATTCTCTATCATACTGGAGTCCATGTTAGAGGCTATGGCAGAGTATTATAGCCTTAATTTATCGGATGAAGTTAAAAAAGGTATGTCAGAAAAAGCAAGACGCGGCGGCATACAAACTAGACCTCCCATTGGCTATCATTTTGTTGACGGGCATATTACAGTCAATCATAAAGAGAAGGCTATTGTTCATTATATCTATAAAGCTTTTGTGGATCAAGAAACTTCCTATGTGGACATAGCCAAACACCTAAACGCCATGGGACATCGAACAAAGAATAATGGCATGTTTCAAAGTAAATCCATTAAATACATACTAGAAAATCCTTTTTACATCGGTATTGTTCGATGGAATCGTCATAATAGAAAAGGGGAGCTGCGTCAAGAAGAATATTGGATTATTGCTACTGGCGAACATGAGCACATCATTAGTGATGAGCTCTATTATCAAGCCATGGAACGTATCAAGACCTTAAAGCAGACTAAAAGATCCAATCGACATGGGCAGTTTCGCCACTATTTATCCGGTTTGATACGATGTGCTTATTGTCATGGAACCATGGTTTACAAGAGTAATGGAAAGAAACATATTTATTTTCGATGCAGAAAAAGTGCAAATGGAGCCTGTGAGCAACGAAAAATGATTCGATTAGACACCCTTGAATATCTAATGACTAAACGGTTAACGAAAGATTTTAAAGACAGGGTTTTAGGAATAAAACCTAGAGATTATTGTAATCGAGAGACAATGGAACAGCTCCATAAAAGTCTCAACCGCATTCCTTTAAAATTCAAAAATATCAAGCAAGCCTATATGGAAGGCATTGATAGCATTGAGGAATATAAAGAAAATAAGCAAACATTATTAGACGAGAAAGAAAAAATAAAAAAACAGATACGAGCATATCCTAAGGTACATGACAAGCAACAACATGTTACACTCCATCAACTATTAACTCAATCTGTTAAGAATAGCAGCAAACACAACCAATTATATTCTTCATTTATTAAGAAAATCCTTGTGGATGTACCTAAAAAATCCATTAAGGTTTATTATTATTACCATTAG
- a CDS encoding RCC1 domain-containing protein, translating to MKNMKKLILFFAIIITFSGINVLGTIRNYEVFAEELTSGVQSVGAGSSHSIVLKNNGTVWTWGGNADGQLGDGTTTQSIEPVQVTDLADVKAVSAGYSYSMALKNDGTVWTWGANDYGQLGDGTTINRSEPVQVTGLSNVKAIGLHIFHSIALKNDGTVWTWGRNHYGQLGDGTNTPRREPVQVTGLVDVKAVSAGHYHCMALKNDGTVWTWGANDYGQLGDGTNTPRSEPVQVTGLVDVKAVSAGQYHCMVLKNDGTVWTWGENYYGQLGDGTNIYRSKPVQVTVLTDAKAISAGYYHSMVLKNDGTVWNWGLNNCAQLGDGTFTHRREPVQVTGLVDVKAINAGGYHSIVLKNDGTVWNWGDNKYGELGNGTIRFSSIPIQVFSHH from the coding sequence ATGAAAAATATGAAAAAACTAATTTTATTTTTTGCAATTATTATTACTTTTAGTGGAATTAATGTTTTAGGGACAATAAGAAATTATGAGGTTTTTGCAGAAGAATTAACATCGGGCGTACAGTCTGTAGGTGCTGGCTCTTCTCATAGTATAGTCTTAAAAAACAATGGAACAGTATGGACTTGGGGTGGGAATGCTGATGGACAGTTAGGAGACGGAACAACCACTCAAAGTATTGAACCAGTCCAAGTGACAGATTTGGCAGATGTGAAAGCTGTAAGTGCAGGATATTCTTATAGTATGGCCTTAAAAAACGATGGAACAGTATGGACTTGGGGTGCGAATGATTATGGACAGTTAGGAGACGGAACAACTATTAATAGAAGTGAACCAGTCCAAGTGACAGGTTTGTCAAATGTAAAAGCTATAGGGCTACACATTTTTCATAGTATAGCTTTAAAAAACGATGGGACAGTATGGACTTGGGGTCGTAATCATTATGGACAGTTAGGAGATGGAACAAACACTCCAAGAAGAGAACCAGTCCAAGTGACAGGATTGGTAGATGTAAAAGCTGTAAGTGCAGGACATTATCATTGTATGGCCTTAAAAAACGATGGAACAGTATGGACTTGGGGTGCGAATGATTATGGACAGTTAGGAGACGGAACAAACACTCCAAGAAGTGAACCAGTCCAAGTGACAGGATTGGTAGATGTAAAAGCTGTAAGTGCAGGACAGTATCATTGTATGGTCTTAAAAAACGATGGAACGGTATGGACTTGGGGGGAAAATTATTATGGTCAGTTAGGAGACGGAACAAACATTTATAGAAGTAAACCAGTCCAAGTGACAGTGTTGACAGATGCAAAAGCTATAAGTGCAGGTTATTATCATAGTATGGTCTTAAAAAATGATGGAACAGTATGGAATTGGGGTTTAAATAATTGTGCGCAGTTAGGAGATGGAACATTCACTCATAGAAGAGAACCAGTCCAAGTGACAGGATTGGTAGATGTAAAAGCTATAAATGCAGGTGGGTATCATAGTATAGTCTTAAAAAACGATGGAACAGTATGGAATTGGGGAGATAATAAATATGGAGAGTTAGGAAATGGAACAATCAGATTTAGTTCTATACCCATTCAGGTTTTTTCCCACCATTGA
- a CDS encoding nuclear transport factor 2 family protein, with the protein MMNPQEIVNKQLEFYNNHNLDGFISTYHDDVKIFNLEDNSVILEGKKALKERYRERFDIFKVHSDIQNRIVVGNKVIDHEYVTGLKKDTIVKAVAIYEIEDSLIKRVWFTFE; encoded by the coding sequence ATGATGAATCCACAAGAGATAGTTAACAAGCAGTTAGAATTTTATAATAACCATAATTTGGATGGGTTTATATCTACTTATCATGATGATGTTAAAATCTTTAATCTTGAAGATAATTCAGTCATACTTGAAGGTAAAAAAGCATTAAAAGAAAGGTATAGAGAAAGGTTTGATATTTTTAAAGTGCATTCAGATATTCAAAATCGCATTGTTGTTGGGAATAAAGTAATAGACCATGAGTATGTAACAGGATTAAAAAAAGATACAATTGTAAAAGCAGTTGCAATCTATGAGATAGAAGATAGTTTAATAAAAAGAGTTTGGTTTACTTTTGAATAA
- a CDS encoding SPRY domain-containing protein translates to MKHKRNKIIIMIALSILTISTINISASTDIVTFDTINNGTNYTLSNGDLTADIFGNGSRNVIANVGKQTGKWYWEIKADSGSPFIGIGTGDNDIYTNSFLYGHYAYFHAKNNMGERYGSTFGDGNVIGVALDLDLGKIEFFIDGVSQGVLEPEIDTSLTYYPKVYNGSTTSSTIITANFGATAFEHQIPNGYIPYNNATVVQPNIPTNLTATQSSNSIVLNWDTITDADSYTILRSTTSGVIDTVIASSITGTTYTDTNVTPGVTYYYVVRAVKSGVESADSNIASAMVEENTNFANLQIKLSTTDIYEYRMTMTDVDAFKNWYVDRSNGTGLPFYSFPDDANIEPYTDVNEYLIFDKIVWFKVKEY, encoded by the coding sequence ATGAAACATAAAAGGAATAAGATCATTATAATGATAGCTTTATCTATACTAACAATTAGCACTATTAACATAAGTGCATCAACAGACATTGTCACATTTGATACTATTAATAATGGAACAAACTATACACTATCAAATGGTGATCTAACTGCAGACATATTCGGTAATGGGTCACGAAATGTAATTGCAAATGTGGGAAAGCAGACTGGTAAATGGTATTGGGAGATAAAGGCTGATAGTGGGTCTCCTTTTATTGGAATTGGAACAGGGGACAACGATATATATACAAATAGTTTTTTGTATGGACATTATGCATATTTTCATGCAAAGAATAATATGGGAGAACGTTATGGTTCGACATTTGGTGACGGTAACGTCATAGGGGTAGCTTTAGATTTAGACTTAGGAAAAATAGAGTTTTTTATTGATGGAGTATCACAGGGAGTGCTTGAACCGGAAATTGACACATCATTAACTTATTATCCAAAAGTATATAATGGCAGTACTACAAGCTCAACAATAATTACAGCAAATTTTGGGGCAACTGCTTTTGAACATCAGATCCCAAATGGATATATTCCATATAACAATGCAACGGTTGTTCAACCAAATATACCTACTAACTTAACCGCTACACAGTCTTCTAACTCTATAGTTCTTAATTGGGATACTATAACCGACGCAGATAGCTATACTATATTAAGATCAACAACATCAGGTGTAATAGATACAGTAATTGCAAGTAGTATTACTGGTACAACTTATACAGACACAAATGTCACTCCTGGCGTAACTTATTATTATGTAGTACGAGCAGTAAAGAGCGGAGTAGAAAGTGCAGACTCTAATATCGCATCAGCAATGGTTGAAGAAAATACTAATTTTGCGAATCTACAAATTAAACTGTCTACAACAGATATTTATGAATATCGAATGACTATGACTGATGTTGATGCTTTTAAAAATTGGTATGTTGATAGGTCAAATGGTACTGGACTACCATTCTATAGTTTTCCAGATGACGCTAACATTGAGCCCTATACAGATGTTAATGAGTACTTAATTTTTGATAAAATAGTTTGGTTTAAAGTAAAAGAATACTAA
- a CDS encoding Kelch repeat-containing protein: MRKRRLFSLIMLVMLIMINSFSVLGAEGEDLGSWETKASMLITRYGVGVAETNGKIYAVGGYSDTYLSTVEEYDSLTDTWTAKKSMLTPRRDLRVVEANGNIYAIGGNDGGVNHLNTVEEYDPATDTWTTKASMPTARKDLGVAEANGKIYVIGGYGDGGSILNTVEEYDPLTDLWTTKATMPTSRAGLAVTEANGKIYAIGGYGGSNLNTVQEYDPLTDTWTTKANMPTARKELGVAEVNGKIYAIGGNGDSIHPLTTVEEYNPTTDTWRTLVSMPTARRGLGVAEANGKVYAIGGFDAGYLTTVEAFTPPNDEVTVPLNLTAIPNSKSIVLNWNAVADADSYTILRSTTSGTIETIIATNITGTTYTDTNVTPGVTYYYVVRAVKNGVESANSNVASTMIEISNNRALLLIKLLDENDKEYDLAMSEVDTFMSWYFDRGVGQGPAYYTFTKDYNAGPYINRKGYISYDKIICIEVNEYIE; the protein is encoded by the coding sequence ATGAGAAAAAGAAGATTATTTAGTTTGATAATGCTTGTAATGCTAATAATGATTAATTCATTTTCGGTATTAGGTGCTGAAGGTGAGGATTTAGGTAGTTGGGAAACAAAAGCTAGTATGCTGATTACAAGATATGGTGTAGGAGTTGCAGAAACTAATGGTAAAATATATGCTGTGGGCGGATATAGTGATACATATCTATCTACGGTCGAAGAGTATGATTCACTAACAGATACATGGACCGCAAAAAAAAGTATGCTAACACCAAGAAGAGATTTAAGAGTTGTAGAAGCCAATGGTAATATATATGCAATAGGTGGAAATGATGGTGGCGTTAATCATTTAAATACAGTGGAAGAATATGACCCAGCAACAGATACTTGGACAACAAAAGCTAGTATGCCAACTGCAAGAAAAGATTTAGGAGTTGCAGAAGCAAATGGCAAGATATATGTTATAGGTGGATATGGTGATGGTGGAAGTATTCTAAATACAGTAGAAGAATATGACCCATTAACTGATTTATGGACAACAAAAGCTACTATGCCAACAAGTAGAGCTGGACTGGCAGTTACAGAAGCTAATGGTAAGATATATGCTATAGGCGGCTATGGAGGTAGTAATTTAAATACAGTACAAGAATATGATCCATTAACAGATACTTGGACAACAAAAGCTAACATGCCAACAGCTAGAAAAGAGTTAGGTGTTGCAGAAGTCAATGGTAAGATATATGCTATAGGTGGAAATGGCGATAGTATTCATCCGCTAACTACTGTGGAAGAATATAATCCGACAACAGATACATGGAGAACATTAGTTAGTATGCCAACAGCAAGAAGAGGATTGGGAGTTGCAGAAGCTAATGGTAAGGTATATGCAATCGGTGGATTTGACGCGGGTTATTTAACTACAGTAGAAGCATTTACACCACCTAATGATGAAGTTACAGTGCCTTTAAACTTAACGGCAATTCCTAATAGTAAATCTATAGTTCTTAACTGGAATGCTGTAGCTGATGCAGATAGTTACACTATACTAAGGTCAACAACATCTGGTACTATTGAAACGATCATAGCAACTAATATCACAGGTACAACGTATACAGACACAAACGTAACTCCTGGTGTAACTTATTACTATGTAGTAAGAGCAGTAAAGAATGGTGTTGAAAGTGCTAACTCTAATGTTGCATCAACTATGATTGAAATAAGTAATAATAGAGCACTGTTATTAATCAAGCTATTAGATGAAAACGACAAAGAGTATGATCTAGCTATGAGTGAGGTAGACACATTTATGAGTTGGTATTTTGACAGAGGTGTAGGACAAGGACCAGCATATTATACCTTTACTAAAGATTATAATGCAGGACCTTACATAAACAGAAAAGGTTATATTTCATATGATAAAATAATTTGCATAGAAGTTAATGAGTACATAGAATAG
- a CDS encoding cupin domain-containing protein — protein sequence MPKIFNENNLCFEPKQSPIPEFSWHTSQRLSEVVQSDNLYFDVRSLDPDKYSYPYHFHRNAEELFVIISGKAMLRTPNGFDELKKGDIVFFEKGPQGAHQLYNHTEEPCKFLDIRTNNGMDICEYPDSNKINILPDVEVYPNSQRVDYYKGEENVKDKWNID from the coding sequence ATGCCGAAAATTTTTAATGAAAATAATTTATGTTTTGAACCCAAACAATCACCTATACCTGAATTTTCATGGCATACAAGTCAAAGATTATCGGAGGTAGTTCAATCAGATAATTTATATTTTGATGTAAGGTCACTTGATCCTGACAAATACTCTTATCCATATCATTTTCACAGAAATGCAGAAGAACTTTTTGTTATCATATCAGGAAAGGCGATGTTAAGAACGCCAAATGGTTTTGACGAACTAAAAAAAGGAGACATTGTTTTTTTTGAAAAAGGACCTCAAGGTGCTCATCAACTTTATAACCATACGGAAGAACCATGTAAATTTCTTGATATACGTACTAATAATGGAATGGATATATGTGAATATCCTGATTCAAACAAAATAAATATTTTGCCAGATGTAGAAGTATATCCAAATAGTCAAAGAGTGGATTATTATAAAGGTGAAGAAAATGTTAAAGACAAATGGAATATTGATTAA
- a CDS encoding 3-oxoacyl-ACP synthase III family protein, translating into MLRAKIVGTGRYVPDQLITNADMEKMLGEPLKPSIEEKLGIKQRYVTDEHESSVDLGEHAALKAIDEAGIKPEDIDLIIVATDTPEYISPATSSVLQGRIHAYNAGTFDLNASCSGFVAGMDVASRMIMTGGYTYILVVGVYNMTKFVDKSNPNVFPIFADGGGAIVLQAVEGEKEEGFLASKLIADGTQYDLLGIYAGGTKNPITIERLENKEHLLTFLKKLPPDRNIKLWPPLIKDVLNKVKMAYKDIDHIFLTQINKWVIEEVMKAINLPMEKTTCIMDRYGYTGSACIPMALDVALEEGRVKQGDLVVFIASGVGFNVSAAVFRL; encoded by the coding sequence ATGTTAAGAGCTAAAATCGTAGGTACTGGAAGATATGTACCCGACCAATTAATAACCAATGCAGACATGGAAAAAATGTTAGGGGAACCGTTAAAACCTAGCATTGAAGAAAAACTGGGCATAAAACAGCGTTACGTAACTGATGAGCATGAAAGTTCAGTTGATCTAGGCGAACATGCGGCCTTAAAGGCTATTGACGAAGCAGGCATCAAGCCAGAAGACATCGATTTAATCATTGTTGCAACGGATACACCTGAATACATCAGCCCAGCTACTTCATCGGTTTTACAAGGAAGAATTCATGCATACAATGCAGGTACTTTTGACTTGAATGCGTCTTGTTCAGGCTTTGTAGCAGGTATGGATGTGGCTTCGCGTATGATCATGACTGGTGGCTATACCTATATTCTTGTAGTTGGTGTTTACAACATGACCAAATTCGTTGACAAAAGTAACCCAAATGTATTTCCTATCTTTGCTGATGGAGGTGGAGCTATTGTTCTTCAGGCAGTTGAAGGTGAAAAAGAAGAGGGCTTCTTAGCTTCTAAGTTGATTGCCGATGGTACACAGTATGACCTATTAGGTATCTATGCTGGTGGAACGAAGAACCCTATAACCATAGAGCGTTTAGAAAATAAAGAACATCTCTTAACTTTTTTAAAGAAACTACCACCTGATCGTAACATTAAACTATGGCCACCCCTTATTAAAGATGTCCTTAATAAAGTTAAGATGGCGTATAAAGATATTGATCATATCTTCTTAACTCAGATTAATAAATGGGTCATTGAAGAAGTCATGAAAGCCATTAATTTACCCATGGAAAAAACCACATGCATTATGGATCGCTATGGCTATACAGGTTCGGCATGTATTCCTATGGCTCTTGATGTGGCTCTTGAAGAAGGCCGTGTAAAACAGGGTGATCTTGTGGTCTTTATCGCTTCTGGGGTTGGATTTAATGTTTCAGCTGCAGTATTTCGTCTGTGA
- a CDS encoding SPRY domain-containing protein: protein MKNIKKLILLITILVVFSVINVNASTEIVTWDTSKNGTNYTLSNDNLTSEIFGNGSRNVIANVGKQTGKWYWEIKIDDISNTNVRLGIGINDTTTYDDSILYAHNGYIFINNNAEVYGSSFIDNVIGIALDLDTGKIEFYKDGISQGIIETGIDTSNTYYPKVYNGDTTKSATITANFGATAFVHQIPSGYHPYNATVVQPNIPTNLIAAPSNNNITLDWDAVTDADNYTILRSTDSGTIDTVIASNMTTTTYTDINVTPGTTYYYVVRAVKNSVESADSNVASAMVENNIATLQIKLSTTDIYEYTVTMSDVSNFIKWYTDRANNIGLPFYIFPDSSSIEPYTKINEYIIHDKIVWFKVKEYLK, encoded by the coding sequence ATGAAAAATATTAAAAAATTAATTCTATTGATTACAATTCTAGTTGTATTTAGTGTTATTAATGTAAACGCATCAACAGAAATTGTCACATGGGATACTAGTAAGAACGGAACTAACTATACACTATCAAATGATAATCTAACGTCAGAGATATTCGGTAATGGGTCACGAAATGTAATTGCAAATGTGGGAAAACAAACCGGGAAATGGTATTGGGAGATTAAAATTGATGACATTTCAAATACCAACGTCAGGTTAGGGATTGGAATAAATGACACTACTACATATGATGATAGTATCTTATATGCCCATAACGGATATATATTTATAAACAATAATGCTGAAGTATATGGTTCATCTTTTATAGATAATGTTATTGGAATTGCATTAGATTTAGATACAGGTAAAATTGAATTTTATAAAGATGGTATTTCCCAAGGGATTATTGAAACAGGGATTGACACATCAAATACCTATTATCCAAAAGTATATAATGGCGATACTACAAAGTCAGCAACTATCACAGCAAATTTTGGAGCAACAGCTTTTGTACATCAGATTCCAAGTGGATATCATCCTTATAATGCAACGGTTGTTCAACCAAATATACCTACTAACTTAATTGCTGCGCCCTCAAATAATAATATAACCCTCGATTGGGATGCCGTAACTGATGCAGACAACTATACTATACTAAGATCAACTGATTCTGGTACTATTGATACTGTTATAGCAAGTAACATGACAACTACAACATATACAGACATAAACGTAACCCCTGGCACAACATATTACTATGTTGTTCGAGCAGTAAAGAACAGTGTAGAAAGTGCTGATTCTAATGTTGCATCAGCGATGGTTGAAAACAATATAGCTACATTACAAATTAAACTTAGCACAACAGATATTTATGAATATACGGTGACAATGAGTGACGTTTCAAATTTTATTAAATGGTATACTGATAGAGCAAATAATATAGGGTTGCCATTTTATATATTCCCAGATAGTTCGAGCATTGAGCCTTATACTAAAATTAATGAGTACATAATCCATGATAAAATAGTATGGTTTAAGGTAAAAGAATATTTAAAGTAA
- a CDS encoding Kelch repeat-containing protein, which yields MKKYRRILSLILLVALMIVNSLTVLGTEGELDKWTVKASMPTPRDSFGVAEVNGKIYAIGGYSGTEFTTIVEEYDPATDLWTTKANMPTPRIELGEVEVNGKIYAIGGYSGTEFIAKVEEYDPTTDTWTTKANMPTPRNRLEVVGANGKIYAIGGRTLTNGTMATVEEYDPATDTWTTKANMPTKRSAFGIAEVGGKIYAIGGYNPTNAIIATVEEYDSVTDKWTTKASMPTKRQDLGVEEVNGKIYAFGGFSGIDGITTVEEYDPVTDTWTAKVNMTAPRFKLKAAEVGGGIYVIGGETLANRMQTIVEVFMSSSTEVVSPTNLTATSNSNSIVLNWDTVTDAYSYTILRSTDSGTIDTVIASDITGTTYTDTNVTPGVTCYYVVRAVKNGVESANSNVASTMIEISNNRALLLIKLLGENDKEYDLPMSDVDTFMSWYFDRGVGQGPAYYTFTKDYNAGPYISREDYISYDKIICIEVNEYIK from the coding sequence ATGAAGAAATACAGAAGAATATTAAGTTTAATATTACTTGTAGCCCTAATGATAGTTAATTCACTTACGGTATTAGGTACTGAAGGTGAGTTAGACAAATGGACAGTAAAAGCAAGCATGCCAACACCAAGAGATTCATTCGGGGTAGCAGAAGTTAATGGTAAAATATATGCTATTGGCGGATATTCAGGTACTGAATTTACAACTATAGTAGAAGAATATGACCCAGCAACAGATTTATGGACAACAAAAGCTAATATGCCAACACCAAGAATCGAATTAGGGGAAGTAGAAGTCAATGGTAAAATATATGCTATTGGTGGATATTCAGGTACTGAATTTATAGCTAAAGTAGAGGAATATGACCCAACAACAGATACATGGACAACAAAAGCAAATATGCCAACACCAAGAAACAGATTAGAGGTAGTAGGAGCTAATGGTAAAATATATGCTATTGGTGGACGTACTTTAACAAATGGTACTATGGCTACAGTAGAGGAATATGATCCAGCAACAGATACATGGACAACAAAAGCTAATATGCCAACAAAAAGAAGTGCATTTGGCATAGCAGAAGTTGGTGGGAAAATATATGCTATTGGTGGATATAATCCAACAAATGCTATTATAGCTACAGTAGAGGAATATGACTCAGTAACAGATAAATGGACAACAAAAGCTAGTATGCCAACAAAAAGACAAGATCTAGGGGTAGAAGAAGTCAACGGTAAGATATATGCATTTGGTGGATTTTCGGGTATTGATGGTATAACCACAGTAGAAGAATATGACCCAGTAACAGATACATGGACAGCAAAAGTAAATATGACGGCACCAAGATTTAAATTAAAGGCAGCAGAAGTTGGTGGGGGAATATATGTTATCGGTGGAGAAACTTTAGCAAATCGTATGCAAACTATAGTAGAGGTATTTATGTCATCTAGCACAGAGGTTGTTTCTCCCACTAATTTAACTGCAACATCTAATAGTAATTCTATTGTACTGAACTGGGATACTGTTACCGACGCATACAGCTATACTATATTAAGGTCAACAGATTCTGGTACTATTGATACAGTCATAGCAAGTGATATCACAGGTACAACGTATACAGACACAAACGTAACCCCTGGTGTGACTTGCTATTACGTCGTTAGAGCAGTAAAGAATGGTGTTGAAAGCGCTAACTCTAATGTTGCATCAACTATGATTGAAATAAGTAATAATAGAGCACTGTTATTAATCAAGCTATTAGGTGAAAACGACAAAGAGTATGATCTACCCATGAGTGATGTAGACACATTTATGAGTTGGTATTTTGACAGAGGTGTAGGACAAGGACCAGCATATTATACCTTTACTAAAGATTATAATGCAGGACCTTACATAAGTAGAGAAGATTATATTTCATATGATAAAATAATTTGTATTGAAGTTAATGAGTACATAAAATAG